A part of Blastopirellula marina genomic DNA contains:
- a CDS encoding amidohydrolase family protein produces the protein MVGILNAHLLPPDSLELAMIRSFVLRFAVTLCGCFALASSALAGELNPDFSQEIDRQLAASPADTEFAIWIGRPDGETLFERNAEQMMPTASAIKVAILLEFFAKYEDQLDSPPAGVKPLFESDHPAFSHFNQAQREEIEKYLAKATVAEIGYRMVHTAGAPNRVYNGATNIATALLGGPAKTTQAIHARDPAFQGIVVNRYQLADRKANGDNVASAKSLAAVLAKLATGKVAGLQDDTVQRIHKILSIDGAAPGVTSFGKSGSLSTTPVTRVLSGWDDDGQATLVYAIMGSAPADGGEGSAKFAQLRGNVAALRDAIAKPRPIDADVLLRGGLVFVGDDSEPKVGNVAIKDDKVIAVGDFPLGEIVWTIDCEGLAISPGFIDLHNHSDNPIQRPATRSAANYLTQGCTTLVTGNCGSGPVIAGAYYDKIDEQGAGVNIAHLLPQGSLRSRVVGETDRPATEDEMKQMKDLTDRAMTEGVWGMSTGLIYTPGSFADTDELVEIASVVSKRGGIYASHMRNEGTELLEAIEEILAIQSRANIPVHISHFKSSGQDSWGLVRIAIENIKAAQKKGAIVTADQYPYTASSTSLGATVIPSWARSGSRADMLTRIQSDTEAGARAREAMQHKLKITDNGHRIQIAHFSRNPSWAGRRLDEIAAEKGISTFDLVIEIEEAGGAQIVNHSINEDDVRYVMTFPWVATASDGGAKIPGASVPHPRSYGTFSRKIGLYSVREKIISLNHAVRSSTGLPADILGMTDRGYLRPGQVADIAVWDPKTFLDTATFIKPHQYSEGIKYVFVNGEVALSEGHLTGALPGKALRKVPKPAE, from the coding sequence ATGGTGGGAATCCTTAACGCCCACCTTCTTCCTCCAGATTCGCTTGAACTTGCCATGATCCGCTCGTTTGTTTTGCGATTTGCCGTGACCCTTTGTGGTTGTTTTGCATTGGCCTCCTCTGCTCTGGCAGGCGAATTGAATCCAGATTTCTCGCAAGAAATCGACCGTCAACTGGCCGCCAGCCCGGCGGATACCGAGTTCGCGATTTGGATCGGGCGTCCCGACGGCGAGACACTTTTCGAACGCAACGCCGAGCAAATGATGCCGACCGCCAGTGCGATCAAGGTGGCAATCTTGCTCGAGTTCTTCGCCAAGTACGAGGATCAACTCGACAGCCCACCCGCTGGCGTGAAGCCGCTGTTCGAGTCGGATCATCCCGCGTTCAGCCACTTCAACCAAGCGCAACGCGAGGAGATCGAGAAGTATCTGGCCAAAGCGACCGTCGCTGAAATTGGCTATCGCATGGTTCATACGGCAGGAGCCCCGAATCGTGTTTACAACGGAGCGACCAACATTGCGACGGCATTGTTGGGTGGTCCCGCGAAGACGACCCAGGCAATCCATGCCCGCGATCCAGCTTTCCAAGGAATCGTGGTCAATCGCTATCAACTGGCCGATCGCAAAGCGAACGGCGACAACGTTGCGTCCGCGAAATCGCTGGCCGCCGTGCTGGCAAAACTGGCAACTGGCAAGGTAGCCGGCTTGCAGGACGACACCGTCCAACGCATTCATAAGATCTTGAGCATCGACGGCGCCGCGCCGGGCGTCACTAGCTTCGGCAAGTCGGGCTCGCTCAGCACAACGCCGGTTACCCGCGTCCTCTCGGGCTGGGACGACGATGGCCAAGCCACGCTGGTTTACGCCATCATGGGTTCTGCCCCGGCCGATGGTGGCGAAGGAAGTGCCAAGTTCGCTCAGCTTCGCGGTAATGTCGCAGCATTGCGGGACGCAATCGCGAAGCCTCGTCCCATCGATGCCGATGTGCTGCTGCGTGGCGGTTTGGTTTTCGTCGGCGACGACAGCGAACCCAAAGTCGGAAATGTTGCCATCAAAGACGACAAAGTCATCGCCGTGGGTGACTTCCCGCTGGGCGAAATCGTGTGGACGATCGACTGCGAAGGACTGGCGATCAGTCCGGGCTTTATCGATCTGCATAACCATAGCGATAACCCGATTCAACGACCGGCGACCCGTTCGGCCGCGAACTACCTGACGCAGGGTTGCACCACGCTGGTCACCGGCAACTGTGGTTCCGGGCCGGTAATCGCTGGGGCTTATTACGACAAAATCGACGAACAAGGCGCCGGTGTGAATATCGCTCACCTGCTGCCGCAAGGTTCGCTTCGCTCGCGTGTCGTCGGCGAGACCGATCGACCGGCAACCGAAGACGAAATGAAGCAAATGAAAGACCTCACAGACCGGGCGATGACCGAAGGTGTGTGGGGCATGTCGACCGGTCTGATCTACACGCCAGGTTCGTTTGCCGATACCGACGAGCTGGTCGAGATCGCCAGCGTCGTCAGCAAGCGAGGTGGCATCTATGCCAGTCACATGCGGAACGAAGGAACCGAACTGCTGGAAGCGATCGAGGAGATCCTCGCCATCCAAAGTCGTGCCAACATTCCGGTTCATATCTCTCATTTCAAATCGAGTGGTCAGGACTCGTGGGGATTGGTTCGCATCGCAATCGAAAATATCAAAGCGGCTCAGAAAAAAGGAGCGATCGTCACGGCCGATCAATATCCTTACACCGCGTCGAGCACGTCACTCGGAGCAACCGTTATTCCCAGTTGGGCTCGCTCTGGCAGTCGGGCCGATATGCTGACTCGCATTCAATCGGATACCGAAGCAGGTGCCAGGGCTCGCGAGGCGATGCAGCACAAGCTGAAAATCACCGACAACGGGCATCGCATTCAAATTGCTCACTTCTCCAGGAACCCTTCCTGGGCTGGGCGTCGCTTGGACGAAATCGCCGCCGAAAAAGGAATCAGCACATTCGACCTGGTGATCGAGATCGAAGAAGCTGGTGGGGCTCAAATCGTCAACCACAGCATCAACGAAGATGACGTCCGTTACGTGATGACCTTCCCTTGGGTCGCCACGGCTTCCGATGGCGGCGCCAAAATCCCTGGGGCCAGTGTTCCGCACCCGCGAAGTTACGGTACGTTCTCGCGTAAGATCGGCCTTTACTCCGTTCGCGAGAAGATTATCTCGCTTAATCACGCCGTCCGTAGCAGTACCGGTTTGCCTGCCGATATTTTGGGAATGACCGATCGCGGCTATCTCCGTCCAGGCCAAGTCGCCGACATCGCGGTTTGGGATCCCAAAACGTTCCTTGATACGGCCACTTTCATCAAGCCGCATCAATACTCGGAAGGCATCAAGTACGTTTTCGTGAATGGCGAGGTCGCCCTGAGCGAAGGTCACTTGACTGGAGCCTTGCCGGGCAAGGCACTGCGCAAAGTTCCCAAGCCAGCGGAGTAG
- a CDS encoding phosphopantetheine-binding protein: MTISSRTPEGQSGNCPICQACVVIEPSIMTGDAPCPQCGHLLWFVQLPGQTYVFQRNRNEARRERLLNLMAEQLGVSIEQLTTSPDIYEEAGADSLDITELIMSLDEEMETELAQYMDERARDV; the protein is encoded by the coding sequence ATGACCATTTCGTCACGAACTCCGGAAGGCCAGTCTGGGAATTGTCCAATTTGTCAGGCCTGTGTGGTGATCGAACCTTCGATCATGACTGGCGATGCGCCGTGCCCCCAGTGCGGGCATTTGTTGTGGTTCGTTCAGCTGCCTGGGCAAACCTACGTTTTTCAGCGGAACCGCAATGAAGCGCGGCGGGAGCGTCTTTTGAACTTGATGGCTGAGCAATTGGGCGTCTCGATCGAGCAGCTTACGACCTCGCCTGATATCTATGAAGAGGCCGGGGCCGATTCGCTCGACATCACGGAACTGATCATGTCCCTTGATGAAGAAATGGAGACGGAACTGGCCCAATATATGGATGAACGTGCTCGCGATGTTTGA
- a CDS encoding sulfatase: MFRLVVCLVAFSGALFTLPAKAAPPHILLIMADDLGWKDLHCQGNDRLRTPHLDQLAKQGVRFTDAYAAAPVCSPTRGALITGLAPARLHITQHGADIPSFWPEDRVVQPPATRHELVHETTTLAERLKKKGYATGFFGKWHLGTDPKFWPTEQGFDVNLGGCGFGGPPTYFDPYRIPSLPPRKEGEYLTDRLADEAIAFMQREKDKPMLVCLWTYNPHYPFEAPAELTAHFEGQEGPGLKNPIYGAQLEATDRAVGRVLKELDNLEIADDTLVIFTSDNGGWSGATDNRPLKQGKGYLYEGGLRVPLIVRWPGVTKANQIDHTPVISMDLTATILDATGCELTDGESLDGETLRPLFAAGQLQREALFFHYPHFAFHKANRPGSAIRRGNYKLILNYDDDSCELYDLAKDLGERQDLAQTKPELTAELKDQLTTWLSNVDAGLPTKRP, encoded by the coding sequence ATGTTTCGTCTGGTAGTTTGCCTGGTCGCTTTCAGCGGTGCTCTGTTTACTTTGCCTGCAAAAGCGGCTCCACCGCACATATTACTGATCATGGCGGATGACCTGGGATGGAAGGACTTGCACTGCCAGGGGAACGATCGTCTCCGCACGCCACATCTCGATCAGCTGGCGAAACAAGGCGTTCGCTTCACCGACGCTTATGCCGCGGCGCCGGTCTGTTCCCCAACACGCGGAGCACTGATCACCGGACTGGCACCAGCCCGACTACATATCACGCAGCATGGGGCCGATATCCCATCGTTCTGGCCAGAAGATCGCGTCGTACAGCCGCCTGCCACGCGGCATGAGTTGGTTCACGAAACGACGACGTTGGCCGAACGGCTCAAGAAGAAAGGGTACGCCACCGGCTTCTTCGGCAAGTGGCATTTGGGGACCGACCCCAAGTTTTGGCCAACAGAACAAGGGTTCGATGTGAATCTCGGTGGCTGTGGCTTTGGTGGTCCGCCGACTTACTTCGATCCATACCGCATACCATCGCTCCCGCCGCGAAAGGAAGGAGAGTATCTCACCGATCGCCTCGCCGACGAGGCCATTGCCTTTATGCAACGTGAGAAGGACAAGCCGATGCTGGTTTGCCTGTGGACGTACAATCCTCACTATCCGTTTGAAGCTCCCGCTGAGTTAACGGCACACTTTGAAGGGCAAGAAGGGCCTGGGCTGAAGAATCCGATTTACGGTGCCCAGTTGGAAGCAACCGATCGGGCTGTTGGTCGTGTGCTGAAAGAACTGGACAATCTGGAAATCGCCGATGATACCTTGGTGATCTTCACCAGCGACAACGGCGGATGGTCTGGTGCCACGGATAACCGGCCGTTAAAGCAAGGGAAGGGATATCTCTACGAAGGTGGCCTGCGGGTACCACTTATCGTGCGTTGGCCTGGGGTGACGAAGGCGAACCAAATTGATCATACGCCGGTCATTAGCATGGATCTAACGGCCACAATCCTCGATGCCACTGGTTGCGAACTTACCGACGGAGAATCGCTCGACGGAGAGACGCTGCGTCCTCTCTTCGCGGCAGGTCAGCTGCAGCGCGAAGCACTGTTCTTTCATTACCCGCACTTTGCCTTCCACAAAGCGAATCGGCCTGGTTCGGCGATTCGCCGTGGAAACTATAAGCTGATCCTGAACTACGACGACGATTCGTGCGAACTTTACGATTTAGCGAAAGATCTCGGCGAACGCCAAGATCTCGCGCAAACGAAGCCCGAATTAACCGCCGAGCTCAAGGATCAATTGACCACCTGGCTTTCCAATGTCGACGCGGGGTTGCCCACCAAGCGTCCTTAA
- the araC gene encoding arabinose operon transcriptional regulator AraC, whose translation MPTSSTTKRKRYLAAGHFHEGPGYRVDRPTGCHDWLLIYTVSGKGLFSYQGETFLAEADDVVLISPNTPHRYEVASEVDQWELLWAHFLPTSQWRTWLKWPTLAPGVGYVRLKNEAAREALARRFEEVVQLTAGYRHHREPLALNALESVLLGCHEQVVLERGEGIDPRISDVLDYICRHLDQPLRIEDLARQCHLSPSRFAHLFRQQVDQTPVQFIEQQRIERACEMLQHTGYPITTIAQQVGFENAFYFSRRFKLAIGISPRAFRKQSV comes from the coding sequence ATGCCTACTAGTTCTACCACCAAGCGAAAACGGTATCTTGCCGCCGGTCATTTTCATGAAGGGCCCGGTTATCGCGTCGACCGACCGACCGGTTGTCATGATTGGCTGTTGATCTATACCGTTTCTGGTAAAGGACTTTTCAGCTATCAAGGCGAGACGTTTCTGGCTGAGGCGGACGATGTGGTGCTGATCTCGCCCAACACGCCGCACCGGTACGAAGTCGCTTCAGAGGTCGACCAGTGGGAACTGCTATGGGCACACTTCCTGCCAACTTCGCAGTGGCGTACCTGGCTCAAATGGCCCACCTTGGCCCCTGGCGTCGGGTACGTTCGTCTGAAGAACGAAGCGGCCCGCGAGGCATTGGCTCGTCGTTTCGAGGAAGTGGTGCAGTTGACGGCCGGGTATCGCCATCATCGCGAGCCGTTGGCACTGAACGCCCTCGAATCGGTATTACTCGGCTGTCACGAACAGGTCGTGCTCGAACGGGGCGAAGGAATCGATCCGCGGATTAGCGACGTGCTCGATTACATCTGTCGGCATCTCGATCAGCCGCTCCGTATCGAAGACTTGGCCCGCCAGTGTCACTTGTCGCCGTCACGCTTCGCTCACTTGTTTCGCCAGCAAGTGGATCAGACACCAGTCCAATTCATCGAACAGCAACGCATTGAGCGAGCCTGTGAAATGCTACAGCACACCGGCTACCCAATTACGACGATTGCCCAGCAAGTCGGATTCGAGAACGCATTCTATTTCTCGCGCCGCTTCAAACTAGCAATCGGAATCAGCCCTCGAGCGTTTCGCAAACAATCCGTCTGA
- a CDS encoding phytanoyl-CoA dioxygenase family protein yields the protein MSGFTVNAQQIAQFQDEGFLIVRQIFRPSEMAALIAYARGDESMLGESYVRNDGQGGETRLAVRNDLADDSLYTAVVRSQRIAGTMAALLGDEVYHYHHKMTLKQPKTGGAWEWHQDYGYWYHNGCLYPDMGSCMLAVDKATQANGCLQVLRGSHKLGRVDHVKVGEQTGAEPARVEAAIARHKLVYCEMEPGDAVFFHSNLLHRSDQNTSELPRWSLICCYNTRHNDPIVTGGRHPNYSPLEIWPDEHVTEVIERQAAVD from the coding sequence ATGTCTGGCTTCACCGTCAACGCCCAGCAGATCGCTCAGTTTCAGGACGAAGGTTTTCTGATTGTTCGCCAGATCTTTCGCCCTTCCGAAATGGCAGCGTTGATCGCGTACGCTCGTGGCGACGAATCGATGCTTGGGGAATCGTATGTGCGGAACGACGGCCAAGGAGGCGAGACCCGCCTGGCCGTGCGGAACGATCTGGCCGACGACTCGCTGTACACGGCGGTTGTGCGCAGCCAACGTATTGCCGGGACGATGGCCGCCTTGCTGGGGGACGAGGTGTATCACTATCACCACAAGATGACGCTGAAGCAGCCCAAGACCGGCGGAGCTTGGGAGTGGCATCAAGACTATGGCTATTGGTATCACAACGGTTGTTTGTACCCAGACATGGGAAGCTGCATGCTGGCGGTCGACAAAGCGACGCAGGCAAACGGCTGCTTGCAAGTGCTGCGTGGTTCGCACAAGCTTGGCCGCGTCGACCACGTAAAGGTGGGGGAACAAACGGGCGCCGAGCCAGCCCGCGTCGAAGCGGCAATTGCGCGGCATAAATTGGTTTACTGCGAGATGGAACCGGGGGATGCCGTCTTTTTTCACAGCAATCTGCTGCATCGATCGGACCAGAATACGTCGGAACTCCCTCGCTGGTCATTGATCTGCTGCTACAATACGCGTCACAATGATCCCATTGTCACGGGCGGCCGGCACCCCAATTACTCGCCGCTGGAAATCTGGCCAGACGAGCACGTGACCGAAGTGATCGAACGACAGGCGGCGGTAGATTAA
- a CDS encoding Gfo/Idh/MocA family protein produces MTRIALLGTGLIGRFYTESLHGKRSRDRVALVYSRSEENARAFAEEFDIPRHTTDLQAAVNDSEIDAVIIGLPNHLHEQAVVAAAEADKAVLCTKPLGTNAAESLRMLQAVEKAGVFHGYLEDLVYTPKTLKALGSVQAGAIGDVLWVRSRETHPGPHSDWFWNKEFSGGGAIIDMGCHCIEIARNFIGKDIRPVEVICWADTQVHPVDVEDHAVGMVRYENGAIGQFEVSWAFRGGMDLRDEVAGTEGTIWLNHWLRTGMEMFSAGGQSGYVAEKAESDTGWLFPVGDEAAALGYVDMFTDVLNQLESGGKPMEDFYDGYIVNAIIDAAYASVQSKQWTAVELPLWRGRTNVPHVGVSRDFDEEHLLIKREKMPSGATKLILRHKTTGEVSQRVVEAE; encoded by the coding sequence ATGACGCGTATTGCTTTGCTGGGGACCGGCCTGATCGGCCGCTTCTACACCGAATCACTTCATGGTAAGCGCTCGCGCGACCGCGTAGCGCTTGTCTACTCACGCAGCGAAGAGAACGCGAGGGCATTTGCGGAAGAGTTCGATATTCCGCGTCACACGACAGATTTGCAAGCAGCGGTTAACGATTCGGAAATCGATGCCGTCATTATCGGCTTGCCCAATCATTTGCACGAACAAGCTGTCGTCGCCGCGGCCGAAGCGGACAAAGCGGTGCTGTGCACCAAACCACTGGGGACCAACGCCGCGGAATCGCTGCGGATGCTGCAAGCCGTTGAGAAGGCAGGTGTATTTCATGGCTACCTGGAAGATCTTGTCTATACCCCGAAAACGCTGAAGGCGCTCGGCTCGGTGCAGGCGGGTGCGATCGGCGACGTGCTGTGGGTTCGCTCGCGAGAAACCCACCCCGGCCCGCATAGCGATTGGTTCTGGAACAAAGAGTTCTCCGGTGGCGGGGCGATCATCGATATGGGTTGCCACTGCATCGAGATCGCTCGTAACTTCATCGGCAAAGACATTCGCCCGGTCGAGGTGATCTGCTGGGCCGATACCCAGGTGCATCCGGTCGACGTCGAAGATCACGCTGTCGGCATGGTCCGCTACGAGAACGGAGCGATCGGGCAGTTCGAGGTAAGCTGGGCATTCCGTGGCGGGATGGACCTGCGAGACGAAGTGGCGGGCACCGAAGGAACGATCTGGCTCAATCATTGGCTGCGAACCGGTATGGAAATGTTCTCGGCCGGCGGCCAATCAGGTTACGTTGCCGAGAAGGCCGAGAGCGACACGGGCTGGCTCTTCCCGGTCGGCGACGAAGCGGCCGCGCTGGGATACGTCGATATGTTTACGGACGTGTTGAATCAGTTGGAATCAGGCGGAAAGCCAATGGAAGACTTCTACGATGGTTACATCGTTAACGCGATCATCGATGCTGCCTACGCTTCGGTTCAAAGCAAGCAGTGGACCGCCGTCGAACTACCACTGTGGCGTGGCCGAACGAACGTTCCCCACGTGGGCGTATCACGCGACTTCGATGAAGAGCACTTGCTGATCAAACGCGAGAAGATGCCCAGCGGCGCAACAAAGCTGATCCTACGTCACAAAACAACGGGCGAAGTCAGCCAACGGGTCGTTGAGGCAGAATGA
- a CDS encoding SMI1/KNR4 family protein, which produces MNIDPYLEEVLKQLAAGELEPEVWLTWWEEHSDMVAQQIKRAPFLRLKPPRPGGFGPPSRCALVSQQEAIALLSSWGVEHTTSDRYEQAWQADFAKFQADEKQANKALQRKFKPPLDRLREAFPKLARFLERHLDQIETLADAATPEEIVQLETALGVPLPESYRTFLACTAELIYGEGLQIGLPHTFMHPSDDTLPSSGMLCLGDFWWEGDGDQILVGKAAPGSEPPLLYYNHATPAISQLAKSFAAWTESLPRMLAEI; this is translated from the coding sequence TTGAATATCGATCCTTATCTCGAAGAAGTCCTCAAGCAATTGGCCGCTGGAGAGTTGGAACCGGAGGTTTGGTTGACTTGGTGGGAGGAGCACTCGGACATGGTTGCTCAGCAAATCAAGCGGGCACCATTCTTGCGATTAAAACCGCCTCGGCCGGGCGGATTTGGGCCGCCGAGTCGATGTGCTCTGGTCAGCCAACAGGAAGCGATCGCTCTGCTGAGCTCTTGGGGTGTCGAGCATACCACGTCCGATCGATACGAACAGGCGTGGCAGGCAGACTTCGCAAAGTTTCAAGCCGATGAAAAACAGGCCAACAAGGCGCTGCAGCGGAAGTTCAAACCGCCGTTGGATCGACTGCGAGAAGCATTCCCGAAACTGGCTCGCTTCCTGGAACGCCATCTCGATCAGATCGAAACACTCGCTGATGCCGCCACACCGGAAGAGATCGTCCAATTGGAAACAGCCCTGGGCGTACCGTTGCCCGAATCGTACCGAACCTTCCTGGCATGCACTGCGGAACTTATCTATGGCGAAGGGCTTCAGATCGGCCTGCCACATACGTTCATGCACCCGAGCGACGATACGCTTCCTTCGAGCGGGATGTTGTGCCTCGGCGATTTTTGGTGGGAAGGAGACGGAGATCAAATCCTGGTTGGCAAAGCCGCGCCAGGCAGCGAGCCGCCGCTGCTTTACTACAACCACGCCACGCCAGCGATCAGCCAGCTCGCTAAAAGCTTCGCAGCCTGGACCGAATCGCTACCGCGGATGTTGGCTGAGATTTAG
- a CDS encoding DNA ligase yields MPDLKDGETTEMKGSGAKPYVLKNVGGVYSCSCPAWRNQSTAIERRTCKHLRKLRGEAAEKERLGGELPAKPVKPAAEAKGPPLLLAQSWDNAMDLSGWWMSEKLDGVRAYWDGKQFLSRQGNIYHAPDWFVEGLPATPLDGELWIDRKKFQQTVSVVRRQDKSEHWKSVRLLVFDAPQCEGSFESRLQFLADTLGADQHPYASLHEHQCCRDVAHLQEELARIEHLGGEGLMLREPGSKYEVGRSTSLLKVKSFHDTEAIVLDHRPGKGKFKGMMGALIVQLADGTEFSVGTGFSDAERVTPPPPGSVITFRYQELSDGGVPRFPSFVRVSTLAVVEAANASEPVSATAKAVKSKKKEADTSVPRYFEFSDGKSNKFWEIAIDDTEVTVRYGRIGANGTTKVKGFANTDAAQKQYAKLISEKEGKGYTETNA; encoded by the coding sequence GTGCCTGACCTGAAAGATGGCGAAACAACGGAAATGAAGGGCTCCGGGGCCAAGCCTTACGTGTTGAAGAACGTCGGTGGGGTCTATTCCTGCAGTTGTCCCGCTTGGCGAAATCAATCAACCGCGATCGAACGCCGTACCTGTAAGCATTTGCGAAAGCTGCGTGGTGAGGCCGCCGAAAAAGAGCGGTTAGGTGGCGAGCTCCCAGCAAAGCCAGTTAAGCCGGCTGCGGAAGCGAAAGGACCTCCTTTGCTTTTAGCGCAGTCCTGGGACAACGCGATGGACTTGTCTGGCTGGTGGATGAGCGAAAAGCTCGACGGTGTACGTGCTTACTGGGATGGCAAACAGTTTCTTTCTCGCCAAGGGAACATTTACCACGCCCCCGATTGGTTCGTCGAAGGGCTGCCAGCAACCCCACTCGATGGCGAACTCTGGATCGATCGAAAAAAATTCCAGCAAACGGTGAGCGTGGTTCGCCGGCAAGATAAAAGCGAGCATTGGAAAAGTGTGCGTCTGCTGGTCTTTGATGCCCCCCAGTGCGAAGGTAGCTTCGAGAGTCGTTTACAATTCCTGGCCGATACCTTAGGAGCTGATCAGCATCCATACGCGTCGTTGCACGAACATCAATGCTGCCGCGATGTCGCGCATCTTCAGGAGGAACTGGCCCGCATCGAGCATCTTGGCGGCGAAGGGCTGATGCTCCGTGAGCCAGGCTCGAAGTACGAAGTGGGACGCTCGACCAGTTTGTTGAAAGTGAAAAGCTTCCACGATACCGAAGCGATTGTACTCGATCACCGGCCCGGCAAAGGTAAGTTCAAAGGAATGATGGGGGCACTCATCGTCCAACTCGCGGATGGAACGGAGTTCTCCGTCGGCACAGGCTTCTCCGATGCCGAGCGAGTAACGCCACCCCCGCCGGGTAGCGTCATCACGTTCCGTTACCAGGAACTCTCCGATGGCGGCGTCCCACGCTTCCCGTCGTTCGTACGCGTGAGCACGTTGGCCGTCGTCGAGGCTGCAAATGCCTCGGAACCTGTGTCTGCTACAGCTAAAGCGGTGAAGTCAAAAAAGAAAGAAGCCGACACATCCGTCCCGCGATACTTCGAGTTCTCTGACGGTAAGTCGAACAAGTTCTGGGAGATCGCGATTGACGATACGGAAGTCACGGTCCGCTATGGCCGAATTGGGGCCAACGGAACGACCAAGGTGAAGGGATTCGCCAACACGGACGCCGCACAGAAACAGTATGCAAAGCTGATTTCGGAGAAAGAAGGTAAGGGTTATACCGAGACCAATGCCTGA